A genome region from Penaeus chinensis breed Huanghai No. 1 chromosome 15, ASM1920278v2, whole genome shotgun sequence includes the following:
- the LOC125032974 gene encoding uncharacterized protein LOC125032974 isoform X1 — protein MGTVRMPLVRRGLLPVPQGSTNVTTTGHSRQQAQVSAPNGPCNIIEIKSLEEESETECVKEGDSLSSTSGAYNNSSSQSLPHFPGVPQNTPDKQDICTVSSKVPCDGDAKITVPLSGSNVGGTVDAASGGPVAPGSDLDVTCGTTTCAQPTKPAGKATPNIEHKQPLNSAAQSAIAQNDIRLRKMRTSEQCENDPTQGAAVPPDEGTTADGKAISVAPLPRLQEGDTKQSFDEKLVINEAAEGPAARHGRGVANTCLRIVEPIVPLSSDFPAQVPPPSPSLGPTSTTSSGEKAEPETTVIAADSRSQERSQKGVDVIASALPPPETLSKKPGELRLPVNPDSSEVDKRLPSAAAPASGSLSVTSRDAASVPAESRLNESKQETAGQDSHYTSTTADRRIALQGHVYDNEDGIRDVQCEAKESQASDTKMNINNTTNGVRQGHNAEILQITEPVKEDATSTESAKIVPSPVKLPSSPYIQAPPLQDVSTGLHVAQQSCSRDNELSIIEVSCTSQNIEKEATDDIQTRSHEHSIACSSATESASSSPGTASASQPPASTSDSDSVEGESNRAQTAEQTRASVGEDGTETPCRPTSSLDVLGEARGHEAVHGDSARLSDSGAGDVDGASDKLLVTDKCISDETKVRTVTPPGLQRDRSAGSIGGGRGRTPSREESVGAEPSAPAVGRGPGISERAALIRQQVCVRPRSRTTHFPLDIVCGTKLQYQQGRTKLDPPDRVARQRNSSLGHVQPLVVDRDATARSKSASRIGSGSSEAVADCLRTSQEYGAGQEPRGAPHAAVRSESCSRTERALPPIPRPFIAPLDAALKNKIKMTIDSCGDSCSGSESAAGAAPHARGEPHSPAVDRCDLGNESSVPLMREIVTQNREAEPQPTKNGVVRDVKSVDEKNEENNGPPTCQKGAVESKSEIYNRGIDIIVSGPESYENEKVAEDANDVITLVLKDENNVTNARNISDVMGLPVSSSQPDVIQALVIDEPRGVGPQAGVSGRSDSGAVISNQNETPPQRIAKGMTIIMLPAVRDHTDTPAAKGETDATLKRDSRVDTDVILPFSVKSGSDVTQEEAVKDQTSAMMLTYVRDRADVTQLTDDKKHSDKVLPSPSDVTPLEEIKVSADVTVVPNIKDSSDGAPTTGPSAKELLVSDEAPAPTTEPSSKEPHITPRRSQGRMPTPVCLPPTRASGGSGFGPESWLNAIPLKYGRESERPAAKTNSQSVEGKSVKCGKDNLSEGSVESGGKASAGKNDLFIEEGHVDGGSEGKEAGVTATGSLPRKRARDSLLLSNQTNILFIDESSPDLCDQEVTSTSDIKCEDKSDVDESAPPPPSSPPEPPRPPPPPAELLQPDVYMTGGSIEDGNEDGRKDIRPSVADEFEGSALPSHARPVGKPASRDDEQGTSQSEVSVVVTSVEEVPPPPPVPPPPPPRECDRRYSLLGREGSQDDYEQALEVATPDPGHGFSHSCTSVATVVRVDTPNQQPPSRPPPPEDDEAEDVFVDASDDVALVVADADASDLPEVDQHQQLQASSPTLKEASPATSEHSAGEAGFGKGALSHSASDTHSSGMSGTSTADMSATSSRSMTGTQSTSSSGGMAKAVRADARRPLVLIRKPGSDAPEDGSVSSGGHTTDPDLLASASASASSTGSETSWTSSGGPVARRDLLPLDEDEDEVQWRALLAVNAPESEEERTGYESDEDFDTMDAEMRRLEEKLRRFEKELGNVPEDSSGASETKMKGSSGGAPGPMLRSEDLEALRISPLPKVFPAVCRAKTKHLSLMTKLDLQQYGESDSESDSESDRVSSDSDSADFLFVKTKIKLKPGDRKCRSLEQRRSKNMNILNESRDAKKRDQKPYVCEDGLDLSNLAIPRDPAEDDSFSVGYEDQEKFDIPPPPPPPVEYIQQFGSDSDIGRNPTLPEGQGEPYPSEMPSDEMLDDDSTMYYSGEDQALLGYIWQEEDGMAAVDFEGLEDFQSFKGQSALMFMFEDDLDDDAEAGEHMDNGDVMEYELKQPAVEPQACDDALPAEPPGGAPPRTRRGSQKGSDRTFVSAFKNSLKKASKYLGPKLESYQKKEASHDVAPQPTDWSANSNNSNNNNVTANNNNNNDNSNNNIDNDNTNNNNNNSDIGLLDETNLPPTYITRRYSGGLGEGTAGVYNVQSGRVAPASALAHPSDSEGPDRHSCSSGEYYAAPALCVNTSDEDPPAPPKRPQEALGQPPAPPPRWVQRRSYVAKDVDSDALMRRLSQTSQTSQEGCWFSTLPPPNTVPLPSFQAPVGTFLPPHQVPPLLLPLSSQPLAPTAVTAPAQISGFQEEMQFYLVGTPNANIEGAEPEVRRRSRDTAELEEVRHMALPVSPSHADSCPPPVTWAPGYYDKCSKIDNFPGVAPAFCPNHGNLDAVVDLPPGSGPPLSPTHRPTSVKQLKRKQQEKALRQEAEEGIEGCTFCMGVPLMRSRPPEDSSHWRQSSPHPRAITDRRSWPPRVSCVAPLTRWSLPFLPCSVSPQPPSTATPGQPCLFLPGDVATHTDSPRSHPIPADPPSCVQPVCPASVCCAPDRLFLGSSDSLISVSDVLLTESSAYGSPNLSSSDYDSDPYWTPITRPVHFPNTPKTDVLAPVTPSSQLVSVTPPTTSPCLAPEPWTCPVETSFQSCPSQNLFWTPTLYPQPFGAKETGHNAQYWSPETNTTLNPGHEGQPTSLTTEFWTPQLDTLSSDHHRLCGPTLHGSECCPCVNHPVEGSTSLPQHHPGTTHLPEGTCCPPPPPPQPPPPPPPPPLRPTIRSASLICLDNPLTSVAVVPFCSCPLLIFMSILDLTREEFLREDSTACSNVKDGEDAGPPPPAAHTRPPAWWAATSSTSSVDLESALKYSASESDVDSDFD, from the exons ATGGGCACAGTGAGAATGCCCCTAGTACGCAGGGGGTTGCTGCCCGTACCCCAGGGGAGCACTAATGTTACTACTACGGGGCATAGTCGGCAGCAGGCTCAAGTTTCAGCCCCGAATGGACCTTGTAATATAATTGAGATCAAATCTttggaagaagagagtgaaacgGAATGTGTGAAAGAGGGTGACAGTTTGAGTTCGACAAGTGGTGCCTATAATAATTCTAGTAGTCAGTCATTACCTCATTTTCCGGGTGTACCCCAAAATACACCAGATAAACAAGATATATGTACAGTATCTAGTAAAGTGCCTTGTGATGGTGACGCAAAAATCACCGTACCCCTTTCCGGGAGCAACGTTGGTGGCACTGTTGATGCCGCCTCTGGTGGCCCTGTGGCCCCAGGTAGTGACCTAGATGTGACTTGCGGAACTACCACATGCGCTCAGCCAACAAAACCTGCTGGGAAAGCCACCCCGAATATTGAACATAAACAGCCGCTTAATTCCGCCGCACAATCAGCAATAGCTCAAAATGATATTAGGTTAAGAAAGATGAGAACGAGTGAACAATGTGAGAATGACCCCACTCAGGGCGCTGCGGTGCCCCCGGACGAAGGAACGACGGCTGACGGTAAAGCAATTAGTGTCGCGCCCCTTCCACGCCTGCAGGAAGGGGACACGAAACAATCTTTCGACGAGAAACTTGTTATTAATGAAGCGGCAGAGGGACCGGCAGCCAGGCACGGCAGAGGCGTAGCAAACACGTGTCTTAGAATCGTCGAGCCAATTGTTCCTCTGTCGAGCGATTTCCCCGCCCAGGTGCCCCCTCCTTCGCCATCGCTCGGTCCGACTTCCACGACCTCGTCAGGAGAAAAGGCAGAGCCAGAAACTACGGTTATCGCGGCAGACTCCCGTAGCCAAGAGCGCTCTCAGAAGGGCGTTGACGTTATCGCCTCCGCCCTTCCCCCGCCGGAGACGCTATCGAAGAAGCCTGGCGAGCTTCGTCTGCCGGTGAATCCGGATTCTTCAGAAGTAGATAAGAGATTGCCCTCTGCTGCTGCGCCTGCGTCGGGATCGTTGTCCGTCACGAGCAGGGATGCCGCGAGTGTGCCAGCGGAGTCACGCCTGAATGAGAGCAAGCAAGAAACCGCGGGGCAAGATTCTCATTACACTTCAACGACAGCTGATCGGCGTATTGCATTGCAAGGGCACGTGTACGACAACGAGGACGGTATTAGGGATGTGCAATGTGAAGCGAAAGAATCACAAGCGAGTGacacaaaaatgaatataaacaatacGACTAACGGCGTGCGACAGGGGCACAATGCCGAAATATTACAGATAACGGAACCAGTGAAGGAAGATGCAACAAGTACAGAGAGTGCCAAAATTGTTCCCTCGCCGGTGAAACTTCCCTCGTCACCTTATATTCAAGCGCCGCCCCTGCAAGACGTTTCTACAGGGTTGCACGTTGCTCAGCAGTCTTGCAGTCGTGATAACGAGCTCTCCATTATAGAAGTCAGTTGTACATCGCAGAATATCGAGAAGGAAGCGACTGACGACATACAAACGCGCAGTCACGAACACTCCATCGCTTGCAGTTCAGCAACTGAAAGCGCCTCCTCTTCTCCAGGCACCGCATCTGCCTCGCAACCACCTGCTTCAACGTCTGACAGTGATAGTGTCGAAGGAGAAAGTAATAGAGCGCAGACGGCAGAGCAAACGCGAGCCTCAGTCGGTGAAGACGGCACAGAAACTCCGTGCAGGCCGACATCCTCCCTGGACGTCCTCGGGGAGGCACGTGGTCACGAGGCCGTCCATGGCGATTCCGCGAGGTTGTCTGATTCCGGTGCAGGTGATGTTGACGGTGCCAGTGATAAGCTGTTGGTAACAGATAAGTGCATTAGTGACGAGACGAAAGTGCGGACGGTCACGCCTCCGGGCCTTCAACGTGACAGGTCCGCGGGGAGTATCGGCGGCGGCAGGGGAAGGACACCGAGCAGAGAGGAGAGCGTGGGCGCGGAGCCAAGTGCGCCTGCAGTGGGTCGTGGGCCGGGGATCAGCGAGCGGGCGGCGCTCATCCGGCAACAGGTGTGCGTCCGGCCGCGGTCGCGAACGACTCACTTCCCGCTGGATATCGTGTGCGGTACCAAGCTGCAGTACCAGCAAGGGCGTACCAAGTTGGACCCTCCGGACCGAGTGGCACGGCAGAGGAACTCCTCGCTGGGCCACGTTCAGCCCCTCGTGGTCGACCGCGACGCCACGGCTCGCTCCAAGTCGGCGTCGCGGATAGGCTCGGGGAGCTCGGAGGCCGTTGCAGATTGCCTACGCACCTCGCAAGAATACGGCGCCGGTCAGGAGCCACGCGGGGCGCCCCATGCGGCAGTGAGGTCGGAGTCCTGCTCGCGAACGGAGCGCGCACTGCCGCCCATTCCGCGACCTTTCATCGCACCTCTGGATGCCGCtctcaaaaataaaatcaaaatgacgATCGATTCGTGTGGAGATTCGTGTTCAGGGAGCGAGTCGGCGGCCGGGGCTGCGCCTCACGCGCGTGGCGAGCCGCACTCCCCGGCCGTTGACCGTTGTGACTTGGGAAATGAAAGTTCTGTGCCACTTATGAGGGAAATTGTAACTCAAAATAGGGAAGCCGAGCCGCAGCCTACGAAGAACGGTGTGGTCCGTGATGTGAAAAGTGTCGACGAGAAAAACGAGGAGAATAATGGACCGCCAACTTGTCAAAAGGGAGCTGTCGAAAGCAAGAGTGAAATATATAACCGTGGAATTGATATTATTGTATCCGGACCCGAAAGCTATGAAAATGAAAAGGTCGCTGAGGACGCTAATGATGTGATAACACTAGTATTGAAAGATGAGAATAACGTAACAAATGCCAGAAATATCAGTGACGTCATGGGTCTACCTGTTTCGAGTAGCCAGCCCGATGTCATACAGGCATTAGTTATTGATGAGCCACGTGGGGTAGGACCACAGGCAGGTGTTAGTGGTCGAAGTGATTCAGGAGCAGTTATTAGTAATCAAAACGAAACCCCGCCACAACGCATAGCTAAGGGTATGACTATTATAATGCTACCGGCGGTCAGGGATCATACCGATACCCCAGCTGCCAAGGGAGAGACTGATGCTACGTTAAAAAGAGATTCTAGAGTCGATACTGATGTCATACTACCATTTAGCGTTAAGAGTGGAAGTGATGTCACGCAGGAAGAAGCTGTTAAAGACCAAACTAGTGCTATGATGTTGACATATGTTAGAGATCGGGCTGATGTCACGCAACTAACGGACGATAAAAAACACTCTGATAAGGTGCTTCCTTCTCCAAGTGATGTAACACCACTAGAAGAAATCAAAGTTTCTGCAGACGTTACAGTAGTCCCCAACATCAAGGATTCCAGTGATGGAGCACCTACGACCGGGCCCTCAGCGAAGGAACTCCTTGTAAGTGACGAGGCACCGGCACCTACGACGGAACCCTCTTCGAAAGAGCCCCACATCACCCCCCGACGATCGCAGGGACGGATGCCAACCCCGGTGTGCCTTCCTCCCACTCGGGCGAGCGGTGGCTCTGGCTTCGGGCCGGAGTCCTGGTTGAATGCGATCCCCCTCAAGTACGGCCGGGAGAGCGAGAGGCCCGCCGCGAAGACCAATAGCCAGAGTGTCGAGGGGAAAAGCGTGAAGTGTGGTAAGGATAATCTCTCCGAAGGGAGTGTTGAATCAGGCGGGAAAGCATCCGCGGGGAAGAATGATCTGTTCATCGAAGAAGGCCACGTGGACGGCGGGAGCGAAGGCAAAGAAGCTGGGGTTACCGCGACGGGGAGCTTGCCTCGAAAGCGCGCAAGAGATTCGCTACTGCTTAGTAATCAGACAAACATTCTCTTCATTGACGAGTCCTCCCCAGACCTGTGTGATCAAGAAGTAACGTCAACATCAGACATCAAATGCGAGGACAAAAGCGATGTCGATGAgagcgcccctccccctccctcgtcgccCCCCGAACCACCTCGTCCTCCGCCACCCCCTGCTGAGTTGCTGCAGCCGGACGTTTACATGACAGGCGGAAGCATTGAAGACGGCAACGAAGATGGCCGGAAGGATATTCGTCCGTCAGTTGCAGACGAGTTTGAGGGATCGGCTTTACCTTCCCACGCAAGACCGGTGGGCAAGCCTGCTTCACGAGACGACGAACAGGGTACGTCGCAGAGCGAGGTGAGCGTCGTGGTAACGAGTGTCGAGGAAgtacctccgcctcctcccgtgcccccgccccctccgccgAGGGAATGTGATCGCCGCTATTCCTTGCTAGGAAGGGAAGGATCGCAGGACGACTACGAACAGGCTCTGGAGGTGGCCACGCCGGATCCTGGCCACGGGTTCAGTCACAGTTGCACCAGCGTTGCCACGGTTGTTCGCGTGGACACCCCGAATCAGCAGCCACCCAGCCGTCCTCCTCCGCCCGAGGACGACGAAGCGGAGGACGTTTTCGTTGATGCCAGCGATGACGTAGCGCTGGTGGTCGCGGATGCTGATGCATCGGATCTTCCGGAGGTCGATCAACACCAGCAGCTCCAGGCCTCGTCTCCCACCCTGAAGGAGGCCTCGCCCGCGACTTCAGAGCATTCGGCAGGAGAGGCAGGCTTCGGGAAGGGCGCACTCTCGCACAGCGCATCAGACACACATTCTTCCGGGATGTCAGGCACTTCTACGGCTGATATGTCGGCAACGTCATCTCGCAGCATGACGGGAACGCAGTCAACGAGCTCGTCGGGAGGCATGGCCAAGGCAGTGAGAGCAGACGCAAGGCGCCCTCTGGTCCTGATAAGGAAGCCGGGGAGTGACGCCCCCGAGGACGGCTCTGTTTCGTCCGGCGGCCACACGACCGACCCTGACTTGTTGGCCTCCGCATCGGCTTCGGCCTCGTCGACGGGGTCCGAGACGTCGTGGACATCGAGCGGCGGCCCGGTGGCGCGACGAGACCTCCTGCCGttggacgaggacgaggacgaggtgcAATGGCGCGCCCTGTTGGCCGTGAACGCGccggagagcgaggaggagcgcACAGGTTACGAGAGCGATGAGGACTTCGACACGATGGACGCGGAAATGCGCCGCCTGGAAGAGAAGCTGCGCAGGTTCGAGAAGGAGCTGGGCAACGTCCCGGAGGACTCGTCAGGCGCCAGCGAGACCAAAATGAAGGGTTCCTCGGGCGGAGCCCCGGGCCCCATGCTACGTTCGGAGGACCTCGAGGCTCTCCGAATCTCCCCACTGCCGAAGGTGTTCCCCGCTGTCTGCAGGGCCAAGACCAAACACCTGAGTCTCATGACAAAGCTCGACCTGCAGCAGTACGGAGAGTCGGACAGCGAGTCGGATAGCGAGTCCGATCGGGTCTCCAGCGACTCGGACTCGGCGGACTTCTTGTTCGTCAAGACGAAGATCAAGTTAAAGCCGGGAGACCGAAAGTGCCGCTCGCTCGAACAGAGACGCTCGAAGAATATGAACATTTTGAACGAGTCTCGCGATGCAAAGAAGCGCGACCAGAAGCCCTATGTTTGTGAGGATGGGCTGGACCTGAGCAACCTAGCCATCCCTCGAGACCCAGCAGAAGACGACTCCTTCAGCGTTGGCTACGAAGACCAAGAGAAATTCGAcattcctccgcctccccctccccccgtcgagTACATCCAGCAGTTCGGCTCGGACTCTGACATCGGGAGAAACCCTACACTGCCGGAGGGTCAGGGCGAGCCTTACCCCTCCGAGATGCCCTCTGACGAAATGCTGGACGACGACAGCACCATGTACTACAGCGGCGAGGACCAGGCCCTCCTGGGGTACATTTGGCAGGAGGAGGACGGCATGGCAGCGGTCGACTTCGAAGGATTAGAGGACTTCCAGAGCTTCAAGGGTCAGAGCGCCCTCATGTTCATGTTTGAGGACGACCTCGACGACGACGCCGAGGCCGGGGAACATATGGACAACGGCGACGTGATGGAGTACGAGCTGAAGCAGCCCGCGGTCGAGCCACAAGCATGCGACGACGCCCTGCCGGCGGAGCCTCCTGGCGGCGCCCCTCCGCGGACTCGCCGGGGTTCTCAGAAGGGCTCAGACCGAACGTTTGTTTCTGCATTTAAAAACAGCTTAAAGAAAGCTAGCAAGTATCTGGGACCAAAACTAGAGAGTTATCAGAAAAAGGAGGCCAGCCACGACGTCGCCCCTCAGCCAACAGACTGGTCggccaatagtaataacagtaataataataatgtaacagctaataacaacaataataacgacaacagcaacaacaacatcgacaacgataatacaaacaacaacaacaacaacagtgatattgGTTTATTAGATGAGACCAATCTACCGCCGACGTATATCACGCGACGCTATTCGGGCGGGCTGGGCGAGGGCACCGCGGGCGTATACAACGTGCAGAGTGGGCGCGTGGCTCCGGCCTCGGCTCTCGCGCACCCGAGTGATAGCGAAGGCCCCGACCGCCACTCTTGCAGCTCGGGGGAGTACTACGCCGCGCCCGCCCTCTGCGTCAACACCTCCGATGAAGATCCCCCCGCTCCTCCGAAGCGTCCTCAGGAAGCCCTCGGCCAGCCCCCGGCGCCTCCCCCGAGATGGGTCCAGCGAAGGTCCTACGTTGCCAAGGACGTGGATTCGGATGCCCTGATGCGCCGGCTCTCGCAGACCTCCCAGACGTCCCAGGAAGGATGTTGGTTCAGCACGCTTCCTCCGCCCAACACGGTGCCCCTACCCTCATTCCAGGCTCCTGTGGGTACGTTCTTGCCTCCCCACCaagtgccccccctcctccttccgctcaGCAGCCAGCCGCTGGCTCCGACGGCGGTGACAGCCCCCGCTCAGATCTCGGGTTTCCAGGAGGAGATGCAGTTCTACCTCGTGGGAACTCCGAACGCGAACATCGAGGGTGCGGAGCCTGAGGTTCGGCGAAGGTCGAGGGACACTGCTGAGCTGGAGGAGGTGCGGCACATGGCGCTACCCGTGTCTCCAAGCCATGCGGATTCGTGCCCACCGCCGGTGACGTGGGCTCCCGGCTACTATGACAAATGCTCCAAAATAGACAATTTTCCGGGTGTGGCCCCGGCCTTCTGCCCCAACCACGGCAATCTGGACGCCGTCGTGGACCTTCCCCCGGGCAGCGGGCCCCCCCTTTCGCCCACGCACAGACCAACCTCGGTGAAACAACTCAAGCGGAAGCAGCAAGAGAAGGCTCTCCGGCAGGAGGCCGAGGAGGGCATAGAAGGCTGCACCTTCTGCATGGGCGTCCCCCTGATGCGCTCGCGCCCGCCGGAAGATAGCTCCCACTGGCGACAATCTAGCCCGCATCCCCGCGCTATCACCGATCGGCGCTCCTGGCCGCCCAGAGTAAGTTGTGTAGCTCCGCTCACGCGCTGGAGTCTCCCCTTCCTGCCCTGCAGtgtctccccccaaccccccagcaCTGCAACCCCAGGACAACCCTGCCTTTTCTTACCAGGGGATGTGGCGACACACACTGATTCTCCTAGGTCTCACCCCATCCCTGCTGACCCACCCAGCTGTGTTCAGCCTGTGTGTCCCGCTAGTGTCTGCTGTGCTCCTGACCGCTTGTTCTTGGGCAGCAGCGACTCACTGATAAGTGTGAGTGACGTCCTCCTAACCGAGAGCTCAGCCTATGGCTCTCCGAACCTTTCATCCTCAGATTATGACAGTGACCCTTATTGGACGCCCATAACACGGCCCGTCCACTTCCCTAACACCCCCAAAACAGACGTGTTGGCCCCAGTAACCCCTTCCTCGCAGCTGGTGAGTGTGACCCCGCCTACCACGTCCCCGTGCCTAGCCCCTGAACCCTGGACATGCCCGGTCGAGACCTCGTTTCAGAGTTGCCCCTCACAGAATTTGTTCTGGACCCCCACACTGTACCCCCAGCCCTTTGGCGCAAAAGAGACTGGACACAATGCTCAATACTGGTCACCCGAAACGAACACTACCCTTAATCCAGGTCACGAAGGACAGCCGACCTCACTAACTACAGAATTCTGGACACCCCAACTGGACACACTATCCTCCGACCACCACCGCCTTTGCGGACCGACCCTCCATGGTTCCGAGTGTTGCCCCTGTGTGAACCATCCCGTAGAAGGCAGCACCAGTTTGCCCCAACACCACCCAGGTACCACACACCTGCCCGAGGGAACGTGCTGCCCACCGCCTCCACCGCCccagcctccgcctcctcctccacccccacccctccgtcCCACAATCCGGAGTGCGTCCCTTATCTGCCTCGATAATCCACTAACCTCAGTAGCCGTAGTGCCCTTTTGCAGTTGCCCGCTACTAATATTCATGAGTATACTGGATCTTACGAGAGAAGAATTCTTACGGGAAGACTCCACTGCATGCAGCAATGTCAAGGACGGTGAGGACGCCGGGCCGCCCCCTCCCGCCGCCCACACTCGCCCGCCGGCGTGGTGGGCGGCGACCAGCTCCACCTCGTCCGTGGACTTGGAATCCGCCCTCAAATACAGTGCATCTGAGAGTGATGTCGATAGTGACTTTGATTA a